A region from the Aegilops tauschii subsp. strangulata cultivar AL8/78 chromosome 5, Aet v6.0, whole genome shotgun sequence genome encodes:
- the LOC109760838 gene encoding uncharacterized protein, with translation MGGDHGGHGPSGGDFRQKVWSMTGGPYCRPVHWRRNTAIAMVGIFLVCIPIAMKSAELEQRPHHPVRPIPSQLWCKNFGKKEY, from the exons ATGGGCGGCGACCATGGCGGCCACggcccgagcggcggcgactTCCGGCAGAAGGTGTGGAGCATGACGGGCGGGCCCTATTGCCGGCCCGTCCACTGGCGCCGCAACACCGCCATCGCCATGGTCGGCATCTTCCTCGTCTGCATCCCCATCGCCATGAAATCCGCCGAGCTCGAG CAACGCCCGCACCACCCAGTCCGGCCAATCCCATCCCAGCTTTGGTGCAAGAACTTTGGCAAGAAGGAATACTGA